The nucleotide window GTTAAATGCCTGCTTCAGTACATGAGAGCATAGCACTATAAAAACATGTAAATGCAATGTTTTGTCATAATTGATAATAAATCAGTAAACTTCTAGTGGTTATTCTCAGTAGTTGAGAAAATCTGCGTGCGTCTGGAATAtttaatcactgaaaaaaaagaaagaattggAAAATCTAAACCTCTTCTCTTCGCTACTAACAAACTTACACGTGACTTATAGAGAAGTTTAAAAAGTTTACATGAGTTGTGCGTTTTGTCATGCTTACCTCAAATGTATGGGGGTGGCACAAATTTTtaatcactgaaaatttttttgaaggatctCTAAAGTCGAATTCTTTCCAAATTGGCaccatggtaaaaaaaaagcaatgaaACGCTCACAACCTACGTAAAGTCGATTTTTGAAGCAATGTCCCTCAAAAATGTAGAGGGGAAacgattgagaaaaaaatcttaccGTTTATGCCGATGCTTAAaccaaatgaaaataattgatgaatgaaaaaagaaaatctcaatataaaaataaaattcaaaatgcagAGGAAAAGACCCATGAAAGTGGAGAGGGAACTCCAGAACAATAGAACCTGTCAAAATATTTCTGACTGACGGTTTTAACTGGTTAGAAGATGACAATCTTTCCCCCATCAAAATATGTACTTCTAGTTCAGATTTTCATTTGGAcgccttcaaaatttgaaggaaatgcATTTTCACGAATTAAACAGTGTACGTTAAGTTTACGCAAGTTAATATTCAACTGGTTTAAGTGAACGAACGTGGTTGACCAGGTTCTATTGAGTTTATCCCTTCTGTACACTGGACACAGTGAAAACTTCACACAGGTAAACAAATACTTGAAACAGTCAATCTCAGGAAGACTGAAGCGCtagaaattaaaatacaaaaaaaacaaaaccattCTGATCAATACTTTCCAAATGTCAGGGTCTAAAATATCAAAGCCCTTGAgtaattaatgacgttattaaTTAATCTAAGATTTTAAACTGGCCCATTAATGCAGCTTCTTctgtttttctcttattttcatttttgaccctCGGTCTTGTTGAGAATGATCGTTTCAACTATGCGTTTAGCTTTTAATTTAATAACTATTCTCTGAGTAACTTTAAAATGGTTACTTCTTAATTGAAGCAGTTGATGTTGAAACCTAGTTAAATCTTTTTCTGATAAGCTCTTTGGCCTCACTGTTGACATTTATGACAGCAGGacaggattttaaaaaattgtatactGCACGGCACAAAAAAGGCTATGCTTGGCCTTATCTTGTTACACAAGCCAAAATTGTTTTTAGCAATCAGGTTGATGAGGTCCAGAAGAACGCTTATATTCTGGAGTTTATCACATGCTCAGTTTCAACAGACGTTCTGAACTAAACCGTGCCGTTCTCCTCTGAAGATAAAGATCtgtgatttgattttttcaaaccctgctttcaaaaacttaaaattaacacttactcctaaaagaaatttgatattttttaaaaaaaaattggtgatgtTGACGTCTAATAGATTAAACAGTATTTTGAATGCTTTCTTTTAAGAAAGCTTCCACAAACATCAAGCTGGGTCCGCGGCAAAGAATAACAAAAACATACGCCTGTATGTTTTGACAAAGCCTGTAAACTTAAAACTTATCAACGGTACGGTTCAAAACATAAAGCAACTGGTTTCtcatatgtaaaaaaaattcacactgACTAGAAAAGTTTTGACTCCCGAGAGTAAATCACTCCTTCACGATAAGCTGTCGGCCCAAAACAGGTTGTTGGAGTATAGAGCTGGACTGGTCAAAGGTGATAGGAGGTAGCACCATGATATGAAACCGATTACAAAGATAGCTGCTGTTATACTCCTGCGTGGCTCTGGCAGCGAAACGATTTCCATGATATCTGCGAGTCCCATAATGTTGCAGAAAACATGGGCTAGAAATGAAGGGACAAAATGACCGGTGCGGACGAACAAGTAAGCCGAATATGCACCAAATATTGTTGTATAGATGAACTGAAAAACTGCAAAAGATGAAAAACGAGTAATGGAATAAATTTTAAAGGCTGAGTTAAACACAAGGCTGTTCAAATCAAAACTACACATTTATCAAAAACTTCAGATTTAAGTAtagtcaatggaccactaaagaAGGTTTGGGAGAACACAAGAATAAAGTTTAGAAATAAAACTAGTTAAACTTATCATCTACTATGTTCAGGGCTTAAAATTTTTGGGTTGGAATGCAAATTTACACCTTTGGATGGCACAAAAATGAGGTACATAACTCACGACATATTTACAGGGATGGTGATTTTTAGCCGGTGTTTGGTATCAAAAACTCAAGCACTGACTTTTCATTCCGTTTAACAAAAAAGTtcctacaaaaaaattcattggcTCAAGCCAAAAAATGATTATCTCTGATTCTGAcataaatttcctctcatgttttattttctaaaaggaAAACTAACGACTGTTTCCGTTGAAATTTTATgtgagttttcttcttttattctcAGGAAAGTCACATAAAATTGCAAGGAATTAGCTTTCCTtggggaaaataaaataaaatcggaattttcaaaCCTTTCAATGCTTCTTTGCATTTAGCCACCCATACCTACATGCAATAGAGCTTCTATTAATATAGATAGTCAATACTGAGTGATGACTCAAAATGATGcaggtaactcattttttcttttacataatTGCAAGAcactaaaatttaatgatttaaaaaaaataaaagttgaattaaTACTCACAGGAAAACAAGAAAGCATGTTTAAAGTCAACTCCCGCCAAGACTCTCTCAGCTAAGCGGTTGAAATGAGCTGTAgagtaaagaaaaagaagataagaATGTGTCACATTTCatactttcatttaaaacatttttcaagataaaaatACGGCCAATACAGAATTTGCAGGtaacttaaattttgtgaatttcatgtttaatatgacactgctaggaaaactgagtacgaggatatccttggttctaatctgctaaaatacatgtgtttaaatggaaaatgccgccagatgacatcatTAAGCAGCAAATTTTGTCACTTTAAATCtacttttctccaatttcccatgtctgaaagaaattatgaaaaatactgcgaactcaactcattaggcactctcagatgaagcaataaaatttccgtgtgcaaattctccattgttgaaGATTTGAGCGAGCTATGTTACATCAAGATTCCATTTCCTGACGAATGAAAAATAGGCAAAAATAACAGAGCTGAGCTTTAGAAATTCGTAAACTTGGActatgaaatttcacaaggtcTTTGACTGAATTTGATCACCTCCTTCACGAAGACAAACAGAGTCGAAAGAGATCTTAAGACCAATAGAATTGATTGGAAACTATTCCTTACCGGTTCCAAAAAAAAGCGGACAAATGAATACAGCAGCCATTGGCTTGAAACAAGTCAATAAAAGAGGTAACATGCATGCACGAAAAATAACTTCCTCTGACAGAGGTGCAACTATGTAGTTGCGTAACCATATCCAAATCTGTGGCTCAGAGAAGTCCCGACACTCTGgaaaaaagaggcaaaaaattcaacattagaATGGAATATTCAAGACTTTCTTTTACATTAATATGATATGTTCAATTATTTTCCTTATCTGCAATAGAAAAAATAGTTTCATTGAAACCAAACCACCTAATATCGTTCAGAGGATACGTAAGCTACGACTCAAGAACCAGCAGATTCTAACAAAATCCGAGGACATTTCGCAGCAAAACAAAACATGTCCATCCCAAATATTTTCTCagagaatgagaaaaaataattcagtgaTTATCATGTGGAACAATTGCCACTAATGCATGTATTTGGTGCTGTAAAATGAACAAACTATTGGAAAATCTTAGCAAAGAGTATGGCAAAAACGGACCATACAGAAAAAACCTCTTGATTGCAACACCTCTATCAACTATCATGTTTCATTTCAGTGGATCCATGTTGACATTAATACCGCTAGTAATGCAAACATCAaaagcaaaactgaaaaaattaaaatggcaatacaaaagaaagaaaataatcgcAAAAAAGTTGGTTAGTAAGTAAGATTgatcgatgatgaaactacgAAGCGgtaattaaaaaattcagtttactttttatttttttttaggagaaaatcaACACGCTTGATACAGACTTTCTTGAGGATTTTTTTGTAGGCTGAAAAAGTATAGCATGAAGTTCTATGAATGAAATCTAGACGATTTTCTCGTAATATAAAAACAAGGAATGAAAAGAAATTATCATAGTGTCTCAAATTACGAACCACATACATGTTTATCCAActttacaatttattttatgATCCTTTCAGGGTTTAAGTAGGCTTAATGATATTTATGAGCCACACTTTCAGAGATATTTCAGTCTTACtaataaaatacaaaacaatgaaaacttctctaaaaattccttaaaatccTCCCCTGCATTCAGAAATCGACAGAGTCTCCAAAAAAGGCTTCAATTATATCGACCCTCTGGGACCATTCATGAATACATCATGGTGATgtacgaaatttcaaaattttcctcctctCTCTCCTTGACCTGCACCTTTGATTCAGGTCATTGGcgcccccccctcctcccacacCGAGAGGATTACAAACTAATTTTCTGGATCTCCCCTTCTgtgcattaaaaaataaactatagATATTTTTGCCAAATATATCAAAAAGTTTTCACTTGTCACTttgcatcatatttttccctTAGGCCATAACAcattactgccatgctaaggaaaaacgccgaatgagcctcaaggcgttgccaaatttcctctgataaaatacgaattcatagggaaaattgtgaagatttttcttccaatttttgagaccattttgttcgtagtttaatctaaaataggtcgtatttaaaaattttaaaggaaaatatacataaatttcgtcaaaaatacatgttttatccgaggaaatttggcaactctcgaatgttcatacagcgttcttccttagcacggcagattactcAGGCCAATCCAGGAGTCTCGCACCTTCCGTACAACCCCTAGGATTCTTCCCCTTTTTCAGGATGATCCAGGATCCTGGATGATCTGGATGGTGTGAGACTTTGGATCATCCTGTGTGGCTGGCCcatctatttttgaaaatttcattagtaTGAGTGAAGAGGTGTGTTGGGAAAGTAAAGTTTGCtcaatgtttcattttctttctttctttctttcttttttttttgacatgcAGAGAAATTAGAAGCTGTTAGTTTGATTCTTGGTAAACAAGTttacagagagaaaaataaaaccaaccaTCTGAATCTGACGGTAAACTTGCATTtgtaaaatttggtaaatttggATCTGTTTCACAACCATCCCATGACTGATCATTGCCAGTTTTACTCGATTTTTCTGGAGgttaaacagaaaaattcagaaaattgaaGGATAACAGAATGCATTCAAAAACActcgaaaagttaaaaaaagtgggAAATTAAAAATGCATGGAGAGGAGGGTAAGGAAGAGTTCAATTGCTTTTTGTGCTAAAAATTCCACTTAAAATTAGCAAAACAAATATCTCAATTCTCAACACATAAGATAAGATAACATATTTTATATTTCAACAGAAAACTATgcaacatcattccttaaaactTCCAGGGCATGCCTGTATGTTTTTTCCCTTGTGTATGTATGGGCCATTCATAAAATGCGTAAGAGTGAAAATTTgatcccccccctccctccccccttctttaTGACCCGTGACACAGGTTCACACCcctctaaaaaaattgcaaacggccatattattttgtgatgaaaaattacAACCTTGTGTAGATTTTACATcttatatttccaaaaaatccaCACTGCACACTCATTTTCAGCGTTACATATTACGCAGTTTTATACACTCTACTCCCTCGTGTGATACCTACACTTGTACTTAACACAGGATCAGACTTCTTGGCTAGGTCCATCTAGCTTAAGTTCTAGTTTATCAAGTTCCATCCAAAAACACAATAAAgacaacaaaaaaatttactctACATTACTGAAACTCTAAAAATACTGATAGAAATTCTGGAATATAACAAAAAATACCtgagaaaatgtttttaaagccTCTAAAAGCTGCATCAGCTACTTGccccaaaaataaaatcacagtcAGTAACAAAGGTATGACTAGTGCTTGAATCAATCCTGGTAGTCGAAATCCCAGCAATTCTGGAATGCTATTCTGAAAATAGAAAATCGACATTATAAGAATTACAAAATCGATGCGACAAAAACCTATCACATCAAATATCAGTTGACCTTTCAAGATTGATTTGTGGAATGAGGATTTATTGAGGatttatatatataatatacTCTTGTTGCTAAGTGATTCATCAGAATCTTTGAATGTACTCCTTACTAAAACTCTCCTAATTTTCACTTGTATCCATAAATTGAACAGGTACAAGTTGCTCAAAAACATACATTGATTCGAAAtgtatcgatggccgaagtcgaaaaatgcataCCCAACTCAGATTGCAATGTTGTAAGACTCTgctcacgttttatttttttaaaggaaagctAACCAACAGTCTCCACTGAAATTTTTCGTGAGAATCCTATGCTCATTCTGAAAGactaaagaaaaattacaagatttttttttatttttacaaaaaaataataaaacataagTACCTGGTTGggacatttttaaaagttgcgatttagataatttttttacttttaaccaCCTCTTCATCGAAGCagacaaaaaaatgaatggaaagttgaaccgaaaaaaatttgatataaTAATCACTGCTGTGTGATATTGTCATAACACCAGGCATCAGTATTTGGGTATTTCTATCAGCTTCTGGTTAACGAAGATACAGCTTTCGGTAGAACTGGTTGGGAGAAATCGCTCTAATTCTTCGTCCAACTTTCCATCCAGTGGCATCATAGATTGGATGGAAAGTTAGACAGAAAGTTGAGAAAGAGGTCAGATTCAAGTTTTCATCTAACTTATCATCCAATTGTAGTGTTCTTATGACAGTAGGTCTGTACCAcacaattaaaattttcttccaacaaTGGTGAAAGAAAAGTTGAATGAGAGGTTTGACCATCTGAATTAGGCATGAAAACCCCTAAAATTCGTTGTCCAACTCtcggttacttttttttataggTGCTTTAAAGAGGCTCAATTGGTAGCAGAAAATATACCTCTACTACCTAGGATGAAAATTACTGGTATAGGTGACTCATtgagttgaaaaatttagagttgGAGGGTGCAGCAACTTACTTTCTGGagaatttcctttggtaaaaatAACCACAGGAATACTGGTGAGATGAATGTCATAAAAAAACCGCTAAGGAACCTTTGCTTGATGACAGAAGGGtggtttctgaaaatttagagaGATAAGAGGAAGGTTTGATAAATTTAAATGTAAACGTAGACACGATAGCAATGTGAAATCATCAAGTTTTGGACTTCTGTAGCCAGGAATGGATTTACTTATTTACTGCATGTACTTcgccatttttatttcatcaggGCTGGTTGACCATGTTGGATactctattcatttttttactagaTGACTATCAAACACAGGTAGGTAATCCgtcggaatttttaaaaaaaaaataatgagtggGTACCTACTTTAAAAGCACAGAAGATTTGCAAAAATGCATTCAGTTTTCTGAATGTGAGAGAAGTGACAAGTTTCCTTACGGAGGATGAACATTTTACGAGAATTCTTGATTGAAATATAATTGTTCATGCCAGCATCATTGAGCATGCATTGGTGCAAAGATGGTCTCAGCGGCTAGCTGATGATCAAATGAATGAATGCCATGTGTGTGCTTTAAGCCATCATGCCTTTCAAACCTGCCAGCTGCACAGATTTAGCTGTGACTCTAGGACTGTAGCCTTACAATTACAATATGTAAGTTGCTGATATTTCAATCTCATTCCGGCAAAtgcattaaaaattgatttaaaggCCAAAGCACCGTTACAgggcaaaaagtaaaaactaaaaaaaaaaaaaaaaaactagatcaAATAGGTAATAAGATTGCGTTTACCAGATGTTCCATACAACTTTCATTACAATTCTTAGGTGTGCATGGAAGCAGAATTCCAGTAATAACTGAAAACAGAGTCATTTTCACATTTAATGAGTTGATGTCGAATGACTCAAAAGTATTTTGAGTGGCAAAAGAGATAAGGGATCAATTAAAGATAATGATAAGGGctttatttacaaaacactGTTATCAGAGCAATTCATGTTGGCAGCGCTGCGCACCCATTACGTAGCGTGACAATCGATCTCGGGGCTGCGATTTCTAATAAATTTAATATTTCCCCAAGGGTACAGGGTAAAACTcttgatttaaaatttaaaattacctgGAATGGGGAGACTTCCAAACGTACAAACTCCCTACAAACGTGGTGGCTAAAATTAAACATGCTAAAACAGATGAGATACAATTGGCACAGGGCAACGCGTCTCCGTCCATTCTTCAACTGAGGTCACGTGACTTCCCCGTGACGTATGATTGGCTATCAATGTTTCTGTCTGCGGTCTCGAGAGAAAATGGCCACCGTAGTGTTTAGAATGATTTcttttgtttgaaattaaatttttgttaaTTGTAGTGCAATTATTAAGATGCCAAGTGCATCTATAGCAGCTACTCGTGCATATGCGAGGAGAACGCGCAGAAAAGGTGGAAACAGGATACCCGTCTCACGACCTGGTTCAGGTAAATCCAAATTGTCATCACTCGTCGTCTAGGCGTATACCGAAATAGGAAATTCCGATGAAATTTCTCGTCCTATTCCGGCCCCTCGAACCTTCCTTCGCACTTATATCGAGCAAATTTCATTTCCTTGACTCTTCCAGTTTCGATTTCTCACTTCCATCATGCATTTTCTCCTAGAACTGTCAGGGATCAAGGGTCCATGATGGCTAgcttttcctcagaaaaattcACAATGTAACCCTCATTAGTGCACTAGATAAGCACCAAGGTACCATTTATGAGTTGCACTCGTCGTTGGCAGTAATCCCAACAGTTCAATCTGCGTAATTCTTTACCGCATGTTCATAATTTCGTTGATTCCATCCTCAACTTTTGTATCACTCTTCAGTTCTATTGAAGTGTACCCTGTCAGTCACCTTTCCATTGTTTGGTTCTCCTGTCAGAATGCCTGAATGATAATGATCGGATACTTCTTAGACCTTACTCATTATGGATGTTTTAATCCTACTTTACTCATCATTGTTCACTTCATTGTGATTTGGTTCCTCCTATTTCCCACAACCTCTTTCTAgactgaataattttttcctgcttCACCATCGACTATGAAACGTCTAACCCGGAATCCCTTCTATTCATGAAAGGTTCCTCATTTTTCATTCTACTCCTGTCATTTTTATTGAGAGGAAAGGGTGCTGTCAAGCAGTGAATGGAGGCAAACCAAATCAGCATTTCGCAAAGAAAAGTTCTAACCGTTTTATCAAGCTGATGATTACCAAGTCTGACTCTCCTTTTTTGTGTACGGCAGACATCAAACAGAAGTTGATCCTAAGCTCATGAAGCTTAATCTTCTCATTATAGCAAGGAAGAAAGGTCAAAAAGTATATGCTAGTTGTCTCCCTGTCATTCTGAATTCGCATTGTTGAATTGGCCTCatttgaaacttttcatttGTGGCATGGATTTTTTAGTCTCGTATCTTAGTCAGAGCTAGCGGCTGTAAATCGCACTGATTCAGGAGTAGTGACACCGATGTGTAGGATGGGCATCTAATTAGAACAGTTTCTCAATTCCTCCCTGTCTGACTATCttcttttcttgttttgttttactatCCTTAGTGATTTCATAAAAGAGTTTTTGCCATCCAATTACAATCAGGCATCTTCAGTTTACCGAAACATATTACATTACCATTTAAAATACAATGACTTCATAGTATCCTCTGTTCTGGGCTGAATTTTAAGCTTCTGTTGTCAAAATCTATATGGGATATCTTAGGTCTAAAGTGGGCCAAGAgtgatgaaaacaaataagtATGTGGGCTTTAATAAAATTCTAGTGGAAATCTGTCATATTTTGTTAAAACCCTTAAATTGGTGCCTCACATCCGTTCTAAAGCATATTCTCCATGGACCAGttccagaaaaaattaataataactAATCGatttatttggaagtatctttTAACCCTTAAGCAAACTATGCTGTGCAGTAGCTTATTCAATAGGTTATACAACTCCCCTTTCTtgagattttcttatttttattttgtggcTATGAAGGGAAGTAAAATCAAGCCAATAGTAAGCATGTGTGAAAATTGAAACTCATTTTGGTAGACATCTAGTATCATCTCCACATTGCCCAGTAACCCAGCTGAATTTTAGTTCATAAATCTCTTTTTAATCAGTATGGCTTAGCTCTGCTGTGTTTCATcaatggtttttattttaatatgcACTTAAAATGGGAATGATTTTTGTCAACTACCAGGGTCTTTAGTTGCGGTAGTTTTAgtgcgccaaaaaaaaaaatctagtcgcgcattattcaatttttcattcagaCTTTTATTTGCATGACATGTTAATGACTAAACTTGGAATCCTCTCATTTTATGGCGCTGTAGATTTCCtgtcctactttattttcaaattggAAATCCATCCAGCTTAACTTCTTGCAAATGAACAAGATTTCTTCCCTTGTATCCTACCAAAGTTTCAGGCATCAatattggcttgtttctccttgAATTGAGAAATGATGAGTGAAAATTTCCAATCGCGGTAATTcagatatgttgtttctaaaataccAGCTCCTCTGCAACCAGAACTAAGTAATCACAGGATGAGAGGCCTAATTTCTGTTACTCCAATACTTAGTTGTGGACACCATCACACACAGAATTTTTATACCGACATTTTTTCCTAGGAAAATACCATAATTTCAAATCAAGATAAGTTTCAGGAGCTATCGGCAGTTTGTAgtctaaatttacaaaatatagtTTTGCGTTGtgacagttcaattttttacctaGCATTTTCCTAATTATGACCAGAATGAGACTGACTGCCCTCTATTTGTACAAAATCGAATTTAACACCTTGTAAAATATTCTCTAGGACACTGGAGAacgttttcaatgaaaacttaaATACCAACcttaaaactgtcaaaaatttacagtcctGGAACTGTCTTTGCTGATTGTGGATGGTGACATCCAGAACTTTGGGACCTGACTGATTTTAACTGCCCACCTGTAGTAATACACAGTGTTAAAACTTAATTCTTCTATTGTTattaattataaatttttctcATGTTGATTTTTCAGAACCATGTGAGCCGCCTACGCCTGCTGTGGCCAGTGCAGGAGGAGTGGGTTTAACAGGTGCCTCAGCAGGACCGAGCACCTCTTACACGTCTCCGTACGATTTGCGGCGGAAGTCTCCGTCTCATCATCCCATCCTACCCTCTGCTGTTGTTCCTGGCTCG belongs to Bemisia tabaci chromosome 6, PGI_BMITA_v3 and includes:
- the Sras gene encoding CAAX prenyl protease 2 isoform X3 — protein: MTFISPVFLWLFLPKEILQKNSIPELLGFRLPGLIQALVIPLLLTVILFLGQVADAAFRGFKNIFSEKSSKTGNDQSWDGCETDPNLPNFTNASLPSDSDECRDFSEPQIWIWLRNYIVAPLSEEVIFRACMLPLLLTCFKPMAAVFICPLFFGTAHFNRLAERVLAGVDFKHAFLFSFFQFIYTTIFGAYSAYLFVRTGHFVPSFLAHVFCNIMGLADIMEIVSLPEPRRSITAAIFVIGFISWCYLLSPLTSPALYSNNLFWADSLS
- the Sras gene encoding CAAX prenyl protease 2 isoform X1, producing MDGDALPCANCISSVLACLILATTFVGSLYVWKSPHSRNHPSVIKQRFLSGFFMTFISPVFLWLFLPKEILQKNSIPELLGFRLPGLIQALVIPLLLTVILFLGQVADAAFRGFKNIFSEKSSKTGNDQSWDGCETDPNLPNFTNASLPSDSDECRDFSEPQIWIWLRNYIVAPLSEEVIFRACMLPLLLTCFKPMAAVFICPLFFGTAHFNRLAERVLAGVDFKHAFLFSFFQFIYTTIFGAYSAYLFVRTGHFVPSFLAHVFCNIMGLADIMEIVSLPEPRRSITAAIFVIGFISWCYLLSPLTSPALYSNNLFWADSLS
- the Sras gene encoding CAAX prenyl protease 2 isoform X2, with protein sequence MDGDALPCANCISSVLACLILATTFVGSLYVWKSPHSRNHPSVIKQRFLSGFFMTFISPVFLWLFLPKEILQKNSIPELLGFRLPGLIQALVIPLLLTVILFLGQVADAAFRGFKNIFSECRDFSEPQIWIWLRNYIVAPLSEEVIFRACMLPLLLTCFKPMAAVFICPLFFGTAHFNRLAERVLAGVDFKHAFLFSFFQFIYTTIFGAYSAYLFVRTGHFVPSFLAHVFCNIMGLADIMEIVSLPEPRRSITAAIFVIGFISWCYLLSPLTSPALYSNNLFWADSLS